In Quercus lobata isolate SW786 chromosome 12, ValleyOak3.0 Primary Assembly, whole genome shotgun sequence, a genomic segment contains:
- the LOC115970615 gene encoding transcription factor bHLH84-like has protein sequence MEHIGAFPDGEWDSLSKMFTSEELDFTSQFLGQCSFLLENDEGLNSRTPSNYFCPTSEAEKGMSGVNDNLLFSLDYLNSNLQYVSQESSNSSHCSSSVFIATPSHENYNFFSDATNHVPVTNGIPLSMNNGIMDEKHVGSFLPTFPDIVMGESTGCIKEDMNPEGLEKLDDVTGNKELILKRKLDMPESYTKAEDKMIAAHPSENSKKKPRVSRDVQKSKKNVQSKKNQKASPNGNHEEESNAGPDGQSSTSYSSEDDNASQETNGGTSASQTPEALNLSGKTRASRGSATDPQSLYARKRRERINERLRILQNLVPNGTKVDISTMLEEAVNYVKFLQLQIKLLSSDDLWMYAPIAYNGMDVGFLNKISPPL, from the exons atggagcATATTGGAGCTTTTCCTGATGGAGAATGGGACTCTTTGAGCAAGATGTTCACTTCTGAAGAGCTTGATTTCACATCTCAATTCCTTGGTCAATGTTCATTTCTGCTAGAGAATGATGAGGGTTTGAATTCTCGAACCCcatcaaattatttttgccCCACTTCTGAGGCTGAGAAGGGCATGTCTGGGGTTAATGataatttacttttttctttagattatcTCAACTCTAATTTGCAATATGTTTCTCAAGAAAGTAGTAATAGTAGTCATTGTAGTAGCAGCGTCTTCATTGCCACTCCTAGCCAtgaaaactataatttttttagtgatgCTACTAACCATGTTCCTGTAACAAATGGTATCCCTTTGTCCATGAACAATGGCATAATGGATGAGAAACATGTTGGCTCGTTTTTACCAACCTTTCCTGACATTGTAATGGGTGAGAGTACTGGTTGTATCAAAGAAGATATGAACCCTGAAGGATTGGAGAAGTTAGATGATGTTACTGGCAACAAAGAGTTGATTCTCAAAAGGAAGCTTGATATGCCAGAATCATACACAAAAGCAGAAGACAAAATGATCGCTGCGCACCCGTCTGAGAATTCGAAGAAAAAACCCCGGGTTTCAAGAGAC GTACAAAAGAGTAAGAAGAATGTACAGTCAAAAAAGAACCAGAAGGCTAGTCCAAATGGCAACCATGAAGAAGAGAGTAATGCTGGACCAGATGGACAGAGCTCCACTAGTTATAGCTCGGAGGATGATAATGCTTCTCAGGAGACTAATGGAGGAACTTCAGCGTCCCAAACTCCTGAAGCTCTCAATTTGAGTGGGAAAACAAGAGCTAGTAGAGGTTCGGCAACTGATCCACAAAGCCTCTATGCAAGG AAAAGAAGGGAAAGGATAAATGAAAGACTCAGAATCCTGCAGAATCTAGTCCCCAATGGAACAAAA GTTGACATTAGCACAATGCTTGAAGAGGCAGTCAATTATGTGAAGTTTTTGCAGCTACAAATCAAG CTCTTAAGCTCCGACGATCTGTGGATGTATGCTCCCATTGCTTACAATGGAATGGATGTTGGCTTCCTCAACAAGATTTCTCCACCTCTATGA
- the LOC115971337 gene encoding uncharacterized protein LOC115971337 isoform X2 has protein sequence MIMRLVWLLQMEPPIVEHLLLLYIACLPSMVVMAPFDEAELMHMVATVAVVDDRQTQLLQVSKGNGIGAALPLNNKGTPPENNVRRMQSCCFGIQFYSSTMSTSSKYAEKQRHLCDSS, from the exons ATGATTATGAGGCTGGTATGGCTGCTGCAGATGGAGCCACCAATTGTGGAACACTTGCTATTACTTTACATTGCTTGCTTGCCTAGCATGGTGGTCATGGCTCCATTTGATGAAGCTGAACTGATGCACATGGTTGCCACAGTGGCAGTCGTAGATGACAGACAGACCCAGCTGCTTCAGGTATCCAAGGGCAATGGTATTGGAGCAGCTCTTCCTCTTAATAACAAGGGAACACCTCCTGAG AATAATGTTAGAAGGATGCAGAGTTGCTGTTTTGGGATACAATTCTATAGTTCAACAATGTCTACAAGCAGCAAGTATGCTGAAAAGCAGAGACATCTCTGTGACAGTAGCtga
- the LOC115971337 gene encoding uncharacterized protein LOC115971337 isoform X1, with amino-acid sequence MIKMIMRLVWLLQMEPPIVEHLLLLYIACLPSMVVMAPFDEAELMHMVATVAVVDDRQTQLLQVSKGNGIGAALPLNNKGTPPENNVRRMQSCCFGIQFYSSTMSTSSKYAEKQRHLCDSS; translated from the exons ATGATTAAG ATGATTATGAGGCTGGTATGGCTGCTGCAGATGGAGCCACCAATTGTGGAACACTTGCTATTACTTTACATTGCTTGCTTGCCTAGCATGGTGGTCATGGCTCCATTTGATGAAGCTGAACTGATGCACATGGTTGCCACAGTGGCAGTCGTAGATGACAGACAGACCCAGCTGCTTCAGGTATCCAAGGGCAATGGTATTGGAGCAGCTCTTCCTCTTAATAACAAGGGAACACCTCCTGAG AATAATGTTAGAAGGATGCAGAGTTGCTGTTTTGGGATACAATTCTATAGTTCAACAATGTCTACAAGCAGCAAGTATGCTGAAAAGCAGAGACATCTCTGTGACAGTAGCtga
- the LOC115971449 gene encoding adenine phosphoribosyltransferase 1-like, which yields MEIMHKASSSLSCKISFFPSPDNIDSPRTLATPFRHSSASSNCQQLQLQLNHSKNHRPALSPLRCTASDSVKRQEMAGKDGQDPRIQKISSAIRVIPDFPKPGIMFQDITTLLLDTKAFRDTIDLFVERYKDKNVSVVAGIEARGFIFGPPIALAIGAKFVPMRKPNKLPGEVISEEYSLEYGTDKMEMHVGAVEAGERALIIDDLIATGGTLCAAIRLLERVGVHVVECACVIELPELKGRERLGDKPLFVLVNGA from the exons ATGGAAATTATGCACAAAGCCTCGTCAAGTCTCTCTTgcaaaatttcattctttccaTCACCCGACAACATCGACTCTCCTCGAACTCTCGCCACTCCGTTTCGACATTCCTCAGCTTCCTCGAACTGTCAACAACTACAACTACAATTGAATCACTCGAAAAATCACCGACCAGCTCTCTCCCCACTTCGCTGTACTG CGAGTGACTCAGTGAAACGTCAAGAAATGGCTGGTAAAGATGGCCAAGACCCTCGCATACAGAAAATTTCCTCTGCAATCAGAGTCATCCCTGACTTTCCTAAGCCAG GTATTATGTTCCAAGATATAACAACCTTGCTTCTTGATACCAAGGCCTTCAGGGACActattgatttgtttgttgaGAGGTACAAAGACAAAAACGTCTCCGTGGTTGCAG GTATTGAAGCTAGAGGTTTTATCTTTGGCCCTCCCATTGCATTGGCCATAGGGGCAAAGTTTGTTCCTATGAGAAAGCCTAATAAGTTGCCTG GGGAAGTAATTTCGGAAGAGTATTCGTTGGAGTATGGAACAGACAAAATGGAGATGCATGTAGGGGCTGTAGAAGCAGGAGAACGTGCACTGATAATTGACGATCTCATTGCAACTGGGGGAACCTTGTGTGCTGCAATCAGGCTACTAg AGCGGGTTGGAGTGCATGTGGTTGAATGTGCGTGTGTCATTGAATTGCCGGAGTTAAAG GGTCGGGAACGGTTGGGAGACAAACCATTGTTTGTTCTTGTTAACGGAGCTTGA